The genomic window AACTGTCAACGTCGATAAATGGGCCATTTTATTGAGTTTTGATAGTTTAGGTAGGTACACACTTGAGTGCAAAAAAAATGTACCAGCttaattattacattttcatTTAAGAAGTTGGAGAACTTTTTTTcacctttaaactaataattATTACAACAATAAAAAAGTGTAAGTTAGGAGTGCAATTTAAAAATGGTAAGGGTTATGAACCATATAAAAAGAAATCTCCTTACCGAATAAAAAACGGAAACAGTCACGGAATACTAAgtgggaagaaaaagaaaagatgttGGTAATTGTGGAAGTTATGAAGAGTGAGTAAATATTTTGCAGGTGATTGATTTTCTTACTGAATTTAATATTTGGATATGAAATTCCGtgtttaactatatatataaaaaaaaacagtaCCTAAAAAgaatatttgaataaattaattatatccgaAGTGAGGGAGTTTAGAAGTTATAATATTGGAGGTGTATATAAGGGTGTCATTATCTGGGTAGCCTCCTTTCTGCTTTTATATGAAATAAAGTAATCTTTATTCATTAAGCAACAATCCTTAtcctttaataaattaaatgtccTTCCCAACCATTTGATGGCGTGCTACtctaatttaatattcatatatattttacaaGGCTCCTAAAGTTGGTTGTCTGCTATAACTATATCCTAATAATATATTTTCCTTTTGGGTTAAATAGTGATTTGGTCCTCAACTATACCTCATCTAACAATCTGATATCTAAACAATTTTCTTCTTAATTTAGCACTCTACTTTTTTGGCGTCAAACAACTCACCCCTTGTCGAAATGTGTTACTCTTTCATTGGTTATCAGTGCCTGCAATATAGAGAAGAAAAATTCTTTTAAGTACCACaatgtttgggtgagaaatagtTAAGGGGCCAAATTGATATTTAATCTTTTCTTTATTGCGTGAAATAATAATAGTTAGGGTGCTTGAGCTTCCTAGAAAACAGGATAAGGGCAGGCAGCAACCAGATTAGTCGCACCTTTCTCCACATCATATGCTAATCCTAATCCAATCCACCATTTTTTTAGCCCTTTCATGTCAGCTTTGACACAACCCACTATTTATTATACTAGGatgacaaaggaaaagaaaattgaattatacaaattcgatttttttttaaaacaaatttattagattttttttatgaagGTATATATTGTAAATTTTCTTATAGTATAAACTTATGTGTTTACCTTAATTTTATATCATatcattgtttattattattattatcaaatttgtGTTGCGCTAAGTCATCGTGAATCATGAACCTCAACCGCATATCAACCCTCGACTTCTCACTTAATGAAATCCAAGAATCAcgttttcaattaattttaaattttatacatcttttttctaattaaaaaaacGAAGCACGTGTTTCCAATTTGTTTAGTCAATTAAGGACTACCAAATGACAACAAATTTCTTTCCAAACATACACATTCGTTATTCACACAAGTCATAATgctaaatttaaacatatttatcCTGTAAATTATAAATCAGTTTTGGCTTCTTCTTTTTTGCATTAAGATAATGATATTATATAATGTAAGTTTACGCATACTTTACACCTGTTTATGCTACAGgcttgaaataaattttaatggtTCAATTTCGATCTAATttagcttattattattatttaaattataaagcaaatttacatataaaataaatatttttattttttaaaaaaaaaagcgttttataaagaaattaaaacaaaacaatacAATTATCTAACGCACCGGtcttaattttgttgtttttaaggTAAAAAGAATAATTGCAATTTCATTTTTAAAGtatgtaataattatatttttattaaattattctgCATCTCCAAACATATCTAATCATGTTTCAAAGATTaagtaaaaggaaaaagaatatgCGCATTttatttaacctaaaattggtatcAAACCCTTGTTTTTCATTCCTTTTCTATTGgtatgccatatatatatatatataaactggaCATTaattcaatgaaaattgattaaatttttttctttgtatatgttttaatttttttatatccttaaaaaataatttaaactcaataaataaataataataatcgtGAGATTCGaatataaaacattaacattttaacttcattttagttaaaagataaaatatagtATAAATACTTTGGGGAGGAATCCACTTATACTAGTGTAAAACTAACATGGTTTTacacattttcataaattttttctaCTACTGATATTTTATAGTCGTtgatttatcaatataattgcaCTTGTTATGCatctaaaattttgaatcaatcCAATATTTCTACCATATCAATCtaaaatattatctatattaatatatatttaacgatTTAAAGCTCTTTTTCACAtaaaaaaatagcttaaaaattaTTTACTCCAAGCATGACATGcatgatctatatgaatgaaatacgatagttagattattaaaatattaatagtaaaaaatataaaaaatataataccaTATTAATTTTATACCGATATAAATAGATCTCTCCTCAAATACTTTTTCATCCCTTAAAATCTCTCTTGGAGTAGCTAAAATAggtatatttatttattcttgaaATTTCCTTTccggaaaataaaataaaagacgcAAAGCACAATTTGGGTACGCTTTTAATTGATGACTACCAAAGTTTTTTTTTCCCAAACGATAAGATTTCATTCTAAACTTAGAAAATCCACAAGTACCTTCGTCATTTCCTTATATTAGGGAATAGATAAATGAAAACAAATTATTGTATTAGGAGAtgtgaattattaaaataaacgTGGGTTTATATTAAACTTTTTAAAGCTActataatttacatttttttaataatttggtCAAAGATATAGTTTCTAATTTGAGTAACTTCATTTTCATTTCTGCTGTCTTCTAGAATCTCTCTTTACCATGCATTCAAGATTATACTACTAAGCTAGTAATCGGGTGTATGAttataatgaataaaattttcagTATGAATAACATAGTTtttctttaaactttttataGTTAGTGACTATATTTTTTTTCTCAGGGAtaagataataatatttaaaagttagactgaaaattaatattaattgaagATTTGAATAATCTTCTTTGTGTACAACTACTATACTtttgatatataaaaaatatctatCATTATATTTTAcatacaaagaaaaaaataatgcGGATTAACTCTTAAATCaattaatatgattattattacaacaataaatacataaaattgaattatagaaaaaTGTCGGTTTTTTAAGATATTTATtggattaggttttttttttaatgatggGATTGGGCTAATATAATGAAAACGCTTCCTGTGGAAATAAGATTAGTGTAAATACGATACttgtaaatatcaaattaaataattataaaaaaactaaagaagtataataaacttaaaaattataaaaaaaaactcaaaattctataaaaccctaaaccctaaaaaactcCACAAAACCCAAACCGTAACCCtacttaaaaacacaaaaatctaACCCCAAAAAACAAAACACAAGAAATGCTTCCAGTTGGAAGCGGTTTCGTTATTTCGACCTAATCCTATCATTTAAAAAAACctaatcaaataattttttaaaaaataggtatttttgagaaattcaatcAAATGGAGTAAAATTTAGAAATGgtaagaataaattaaaaatcatataaaaaggAAACAGTGAGGGAATAGTAAGAAGTCATGgaatgagaaaaataataagcGTGAGGCAAAAGAAAAGATGTTGGTAGTTGTGGAAGCTATGAAGACTGAGTAAGACTGATTTTCATACCGGATTTTATATAACATAGTCGGGGTAAACTCAGAACAACTTTTTAGAGctcgaataaaattttaatttttatagtttatatttttataattttaaaagaattaaataaaatttttataattttaaatagtaaaagtataattttatctttattaatttaaaattttaaaataatttaaagaacttaaataataattttttattttagaggcCGAGGTCATGCCAGCCTCCTAGAATCGTATCTGAGcatagttaaattattttatagtaAAAATGTATTTATTACCCATTGTTTAAATCTtaacacaaatataaataaaatttagaattaaattgataaaatcgTATTCCATGATGCAATTTAGAATTCAAAGTAATAAAGGATCGTGTCAAATGAGCATAAGCATAGAAATTGGATGCACGCGGACTGCCATTCGTAATCCATCTTAAATCCTCTCCTATAAATACCCAAACAAGAGCTAACACAATTCAGTCTTCAATCCAATTTACCCCATCCACCCATATATTCACTCTATATATATGGCTTTCAACAATGATCTCTCCGTTATCCTCCCTCGTGTTCTTATCGTCTCTAGACGTAGCGTTCGCAAGAATAAGTTTGTAGATTTTGTTGGTAGGTttctatacttttttttctttgttttgggaTCTTGTCTTTTTTTCTTCGGATGGACTTACTTTTGGGTGTTGGAATTTGCAGGTGAATACCATCTTGATCTTATAGTTACCTATGGTGCAGTTCCGGTGATTGTGCCCCGAGTCAATGGGGTTCATATGTTATTGGATAGTTTCGAGCCAATCCACGGTGTTCTTCTTTGCGAAGGCGAAGACATCGATCCATCTTTGTACGAACCCGAAACGTCAGGGCTTTCACctgaagaaattgaagaaatcaGGAGACTGCATGCAAGTGATACAGCCGTGGATAAAGAGAAAGATTCAATAGAGTTAAGGCTAGCGAAGCTTTGCCTTGAAAGGAACATTCCTTATATGGGGATTTGCAGGGGTTCCCAGGTTCTGAATGTTGCTTGCGGCGGTACCCTTTATCAAGATATTGGCAAAGAATTGACAAGGAAATTGCCAGAAGATCAAAGGGTAGTGCACATGGATTATGATAATTATGATGGGCATAGGCATTTTGTGAAGGTGGTGGAGAATACCCCTTTGCATTGCTGGTTTAAGGATTCTTTGGAAGTAGGGAAGATGGATATTTTGGTCAACAGTTATCATCATCAGGGTGTCAAGAGATTGGCACAACGATTTGTGCCCATGGCTTTC from Gossypium hirsutum isolate 1008001.06 chromosome D12, Gossypium_hirsutum_v2.1, whole genome shotgun sequence includes these protein-coding regions:
- the LOC107942763 gene encoding putative glutamine amidotransferase GAT1_2.1, translating into MAFNNDLSVILPRVLIVSRRSVRKNKFVDFVGEYHLDLIVTYGAVPVIVPRVNGVHMLLDSFEPIHGVLLCEGEDIDPSLYEPETSGLSPEEIEEIRRLHASDTAVDKEKDSIELRLAKLCLERNIPYMGICRGSQVLNVACGGTLYQDIGKELTRKLPEDQRVVHMDYDNYDGHRHFVKVVENTPLHCWFKDSLEVGKMDILVNSYHHQGVKRLAQRFVPMAFAPDGLIEGFYDPDAYNPEEGKFIMGLQFHPERMRRSDSEEFDYPGCPSAYQEFVKAVLAYQKKLNISTALPKTLMLNKEMENKRKIIVRSFSLAKNLYTAGIEMNPTKQSELEAGAEFLESNTALSVQQENRLKQMGATVRNGSRYIEKLKLNEERDRLARNVMGKMSVEQLSDLMSFYHMMGQICSEVLERKLNGIVNDNAC